Within the Beduinella massiliensis genome, the region GTCGTTTGATCCGCCCCTCGCCAGATCCCAGTTCGTATGTGCGGCGACCATCGAAATACCCGCTCTCAGCATCGACACGATCAATCTTCCCTGCAGGTCGTCCGCGCAGACCCTTCGCACCGGAGAAAAAAGGATCGGATGGTGCGTCACGATGAGCTGCGCGCCCCGCGCCTTCGCTTCCTCGATCACGCCCGGCGTCGCGTCCAGCGCCGTCAGGACGCATGTGACCGTAGCCTCCGGGTCTCCCGCCAGAAGGCCGACGTTGTCCCACGATAGCGCAGTCTCAAACGGCGCGAGCGCGTCGATCAGGGCTACGATGTCCTTTACCTTTGCTTCCATGAAAGCGCCTCCTCTATCCACGCAAGCTGTTCGTCCAGGCGTTCTCTCCGCAAAAGCGCGTGCGGAGTCGCCCCCTGCGCCACATGCTCCCGCTCGCGCAGGCGCACGTCCCGCAGCCAAAGCAGGTACGCTTCGTAATTCGCGGGACGCCCGCGCAGGAGCTCCGGCCCCAGAAAAGCCTCTTTGCCCGAAATCGAAGCGCTTTCTCCCTGTCTTGCACAAAGGATAGGATAAAACCGCCCGGACGCGCGCGCGATGCGCTCTGCGATGATCTCAAAGCCATTGCCGCAAAGCCATACGCGAAGCTGGTCCGCGTCCAGGTTCGGCTGAAGAATCAGCCTTGCCGCACCGATTTTCTCCCTGCCGCCTTCCAGGATGCCCCGGATCGTCCTCGCCCCCATGCCCGCGATCACGATCGCCTCCACGGGCTTTTCAATGCCTTCAAGGCCGTCTGCCACACACAGGCGCACGCGCGGCAAGAGCCCCCGCTCGCGCAGCAGGCGGCGGGCCTTTTCAAGGGAAGGTGCGCTCACGTCCGATACGGTCATCACCAGGCCGGGGTTTCGCTCCAGCAGCGCGCACGCCAGCCGCCCATGATCCGCCCCGATGTCTGCGGCGGAAGCCGCCTTCCCGACAAGGGAGGCGATCGTCTCCAATCTTTCGTCCAGCAATATCTCCTGCACGTTCTCCTCCGTAAATGAAAGAAAGGAACCTCGGGGCGCCGCCCCCAGGCCCCCCGTAAGAGGCTCCGGCCCCTTCGTTCCTCTTAATCCAGAAAGTCCTTCAGCTTCTTAGAGCGGCTCGGATGGCGCAGCTTGCGCAACGCCTTCGCCTCGATCTGGCGGATGCGTTCACGCGTCACGTTAAATTCGCGCCCAACCTCCTCCAGCGTGCGCTGGCGGCCGTCGTCCAGCCCAAAGCGAAGCCTCAGCACCTTTTCCTCCCGCTGCGTCAGGGTGTCGAGCACGTCCATGAGCTGTTCCTTCATCAGCATGAACGACGCTGCATCCGCGGGCGCTGGCGCTTCGTCGTCGGGAATGAAGTCTCCCAGGTGGCTGTCCTCTTCCTCGCCGATGGGCGTCTCCAGCGATACCGGCTCCTGCGCGATCTTGATGATCTCGCGCACCTTTTCGACTGGGATGTCCATCTCGCGCGCGATTTCCTCCGGCAGGGGCTCCCGGCCGTACTCCTGGAGGAGCTGGCGCGACACGCGGATCAGCTTATTGATCGTTTCCACCATGTGGACGGGGATGCGGATCGTGCGCGCCTGATCCGCGATCGCCCGGGTGATCGCCTGGCGAATCCACCAGGTGGCGTAGGTGGAAAACTTGTATCCCTTGCGGTAATCAAACTTTTCAACCGCCTTGATGAGGCCGAGGTTGCCCTCCTGTATCAGGTCGAGAAAGAGCATCCCGCGTCCCACATAGCGCTTGGCGATGGAGACGACCAGGCGCAGATTCGCCTCAGCCAGCTTGCGCTTTGCCTCCTCATCCCCGGCCTCCATGCGCTTGGCGATTTCGATCTCCTCCTCGGGCGAAAGCAGCGGCACCTTGCCGATCTCCTTGAGGTACATGCGCACCGGGTCGTCGATACCGACGCCCTCCGGCACGGAAATGTCCACTTCCTCCTCCGGTTCGCTGACCGCCTCCTGACCGTCCTCTCCGTTTACGACGGAGATGCCCAGCGATTCCAGCGTATCCAGCACTTTATCGAATTGGTCCGGCTCGATCTCCATCTCAACCAGCTGGTTCATGATTTCCTTATAGGTGAGCACGCCCTTGGCCTTCCCGGCCTTGATGAGCTCTTCGATTTTGCTTTTGTTCGCGTCCGGTGTATTGCTCACTTGGATCATTCCTTTCGGCCGGCCTTGGTGCGGCGCATCCCCTCAAGCTGCATGAGCTGCGAAAGCGCTTCCCTTCTCTCCTCACCCTGCAGCGTCGCAAGCTTCTCCTTGAGCTCGTCGATCTTCGTCTGTATGCGGTATTTCCGCATCCGCTCCAGACAGTCTGCGACGATTTGCAGCGTTACATCCGCCTCACCCTTGGGTTCACATTCCATGATCTGCGCCGCCTGCGCGCGCAGTGTTTCATCCTCCATCTCTTCCAGCAAAGCGCTGGCAGACTGTCCGCTCAAAAGCGCCTCAGCCATCTGCCGGTGCAGCGGCTGCGTAAAATCCTCCGGCCGCACGAGCGAGTGCTCCATCCGCCCGGACGACAGAAAGGACAATATGGACTGTTCCGCCTTCAAATGGTCGGGCAAAAACGCCTGCCTGTCCTCCTCGGCGCGCGCACGTCTTTTGATCGACACCTCCGCGGGCGACGGGGAGGCGGTCTGCCTGCCCACCTGCTGCATCAGCACTTCGCGCGGAAAACCTGTCTCTATCATCAGACGCTGAATATAGCTGTCCAGTTCCACCGGTTCCTGT harbors:
- a CDS encoding tRNA (adenine(22)-N(1))-methyltransferase codes for the protein MQEILLDERLETIASLVGKAASAADIGADHGRLACALLERNPGLVMTVSDVSAPSLEKARRLLRERGLLPRVRLCVADGLEGIEKPVEAIVIAGMGARTIRGILEGGREKIGAARLILQPNLDADQLRVWLCGNGFEIIAERIARASGRFYPILCARQGESASISGKEAFLGPELLRGRPANYEAYLLWLRDVRLREREHVAQGATPHALLRRERLDEQLAWIEEALSWKQR
- the rpoD gene encoding RNA polymerase sigma factor RpoD, whose protein sequence is MSNTPDANKSKIEELIKAGKAKGVLTYKEIMNQLVEMEIEPDQFDKVLDTLESLGISVVNGEDGQEAVSEPEEEVDISVPEGVGIDDPVRMYLKEIGKVPLLSPEEEIEIAKRMEAGDEEAKRKLAEANLRLVVSIAKRYVGRGMLFLDLIQEGNLGLIKAVEKFDYRKGYKFSTYATWWIRQAITRAIADQARTIRIPVHMVETINKLIRVSRQLLQEYGREPLPEEIAREMDIPVEKVREIIKIAQEPVSLETPIGEEEDSHLGDFIPDDEAPAPADAASFMLMKEQLMDVLDTLTQREEKVLRLRFGLDDGRQRTLEEVGREFNVTRERIRQIEAKALRKLRHPSRSKKLKDFLD